A single region of the Thermoleophilum album genome encodes:
- a CDS encoding response regulator transcription factor, which produces MGSATARILVVDDERPLQELLAFPLRRDGYEVVSAYDGYQALARLNSERFDLVVLDLMLPGIDGLELCRLIRSTSDVPIVMLTARGDERDKVAGLELGADDYITKPFSLREFRSRVRAVLRRTKRAATSDEREARGVIERGPLRIDLDRRTATVRGRPVRLTYVEFELLTALARRPGVAQGRPQLLASVFGSSAYRDPRTIDVHIRHLREKIEDDPSRPRLIETVRRVGYRFAPLDRER; this is translated from the coding sequence GTGGGCAGCGCGACGGCCCGGATCCTTGTCGTCGACGACGAGCGCCCGCTCCAGGAGCTGCTGGCTTTCCCGCTGCGCCGCGACGGATACGAGGTCGTTTCGGCGTACGACGGCTACCAAGCGCTCGCGCGCCTGAACAGCGAACGTTTCGACCTGGTCGTGCTCGACCTAATGCTGCCGGGCATCGACGGCCTCGAACTCTGTCGGCTGATCCGCTCGACGAGCGACGTGCCGATCGTGATGCTCACCGCGCGCGGCGACGAGCGCGATAAGGTCGCGGGTCTCGAGCTCGGCGCCGACGACTACATCACGAAGCCGTTCTCGTTGCGCGAGTTCCGCAGCCGCGTGCGCGCCGTGCTGCGGCGAACGAAGCGTGCCGCCACGAGCGACGAGCGGGAGGCGCGAGGGGTGATCGAGCGCGGGCCGCTGCGGATCGACCTCGATCGCCGCACGGCGACGGTGCGCGGGCGCCCGGTGCGACTCACCTATGTCGAGTTCGAACTCTTGACCGCGCTCGCCCGCCGACCCGGCGTCGCGCAGGGACGGCCGCAACTTTTGGCGAGCGTGTTCGGCAGCTCGGCGTACCGCGATCCGCGCACGATCGACGTGCACATTCGTCATCTGCGCGAAAAGATCGAGGACGATCCCTCGCGGCCGCGGTTGATCGAGACGGTGCGGCGTGTCGGCTACCGCTTCGCGCCGCTCGACCGGGAGCGCTAG
- a CDS encoding HAMP domain-containing sensor histidine kinase — MALLMLSVCVIAFGIAYLGVASQLVSALERQRLDELKRSLARSVPRLADTFAGRASPASASRLRELAEALEVRAYAFRVRATGGGDVHLAPLAGGEPWPAVRKTARSAAAGGSVARVSGRGRARTAVVARPLPARGRDKVVVVFARSLGDVQRTAKLLRERGAIALLLALAFVLVGAIAVSQAVIGRVRAVERAARAIARGQHPGPVPVERDDELGALARAFNEMQERLTQAERARRDFIVTASHELRTPLSSLGGFVELLRDEELDTATRRRFLATMADQVERLQRLAVDLLDLSRIDSGDLELAPESSDLSELVTSVAREFEAVASERGHRLELRVNPSVQAFCDPDRAAQIVRVLIDNALRHTPKGTRVRVSCGRRRSDGRPYVRVIDNGPGIPEELRARIFEPFVRGNESPGAGLGLAIARQLAERMGGSLSVRSSGGETCLELTLPADRAPRSSADTDEPSLTASPQRPMGT; from the coding sequence GTGGCCTTACTGATGCTCTCGGTTTGCGTGATCGCTTTCGGGATCGCGTATCTCGGTGTCGCCTCGCAGCTCGTGTCGGCCCTGGAGCGGCAGCGACTCGACGAACTCAAGCGCTCGCTCGCGCGCAGCGTGCCGCGTTTGGCCGACACCTTCGCCGGCCGGGCATCCCCCGCATCCGCCTCCCGTCTCCGCGAGCTGGCGGAGGCGCTCGAAGTTCGTGCCTATGCCTTCCGCGTCCGCGCCACCGGCGGTGGCGATGTCCACCTCGCTCCACTCGCCGGCGGGGAGCCTTGGCCTGCAGTTCGCAAGACCGCGCGCAGCGCCGCTGCCGGCGGCAGCGTGGCGCGCGTCTCGGGTCGCGGTCGCGCGCGTACCGCCGTCGTCGCCCGCCCTCTGCCAGCACGCGGTCGCGACAAGGTCGTTGTCGTTTTCGCGCGTTCCCTCGGTGACGTCCAGCGCACGGCCAAGCTCTTGCGTGAACGGGGCGCGATCGCACTGCTGCTCGCGTTGGCGTTCGTGCTGGTCGGCGCCATAGCGGTATCGCAGGCGGTTATCGGTCGTGTGAGAGCGGTGGAACGCGCCGCTCGTGCGATCGCCCGCGGCCAGCATCCCGGCCCGGTGCCGGTCGAGCGCGACGACGAGCTCGGCGCGCTGGCGCGCGCTTTCAACGAGATGCAGGAGCGCCTCACCCAGGCCGAGCGTGCGCGCCGCGACTTCATCGTCACCGCTTCCCACGAGTTGCGCACGCCTCTGTCTTCCCTCGGCGGGTTCGTGGAGCTGTTGCGCGACGAGGAGCTCGACACCGCCACGCGACGCCGCTTCCTCGCCACGATGGCCGACCAGGTCGAGCGCTTGCAGCGGCTCGCGGTGGACCTCCTCGATCTCTCGCGGATCGACTCCGGCGATCTCGAGCTGGCGCCAGAGAGCAGCGACCTCAGCGAGCTGGTGACGTCGGTCGCGCGCGAGTTCGAAGCGGTGGCTAGCGAACGCGGTCACCGCCTCGAACTACGTGTAAACCCTTCCGTGCAAGCGTTCTGCGATCCCGATCGCGCCGCCCAGATCGTGCGTGTTCTGATCGACAACGCACTGCGCCACACCCCGAAGGGCACGCGCGTGCGTGTCTCCTGCGGGCGGCGACGCAGCGACGGGCGCCCGTACGTGCGGGTGATCGACAACGGTCCCGGCATTCCCGAAGAGCTGCGCGCCCGCATCTTCGAACCGTTCGTGCGCGGCAACGAGAGCCCGGGCGCCGGGCTCGGACTGGCGATCGCGCGCCAACTCGCCGAACGTATGGGCGGGAGCCTGTCGGTGCGCAGTTCGGGAGGCGAGACGTGTCTCGAGCTGACACTCCCGGCCGACCGTGCCCCACGGTCGAGCGCCGACACCGACGAGCCCTCGCTAACAGCGTCGCCGCAGCGGCCGATGGGTACCTAA
- a CDS encoding glycosyltransferase, which yields MLQHVVVGHKSLSDYTHIVGRQLVDEIRSLADGLEGQRVLHLSATAFGGGVAEILYALVPLMNDVGLHCEWHVMLGREEFFNVTKRLHNALQGDPDAPTSDEWDIYRRYNQLNADELAGDWDIVIVHDPQPAGVRNFVPDKARRWIWQCHIDLSEPNAAALAPLLPLVADYDAAVFHIDRYVPEELRSRPERPVYVSPPAIDPLSPKNMRLSPEDAAFVCEQFGIDVDRPLMCQVSRFDPWKDPIGVIDAYRQVRTEIPDVQLALVGSMATDDPEGWEFYNRTVAYAGDDPDIHILNNLNNVGAIEVNAFQSQADVLIQKSTREGFGLTVSEGLWKARPMVAGNVGGIPLQVIDGRTGFLVNSPEECAERCLRILRDPALGRRLGLAGKEHVRANFLMPRVLRDWLRIFKQA from the coding sequence ATGCTGCAACACGTCGTCGTCGGACACAAGAGCCTCAGCGACTACACGCACATCGTCGGCCGCCAGCTGGTCGACGAGATCCGCTCGCTCGCTGACGGTCTCGAAGGGCAGCGGGTGCTGCACCTCTCGGCGACCGCTTTCGGAGGCGGTGTCGCCGAGATCCTGTACGCGCTCGTGCCCTTGATGAACGACGTCGGTCTGCACTGCGAATGGCACGTGATGCTGGGGCGCGAGGAGTTCTTCAACGTCACCAAGCGACTGCACAACGCTCTCCAGGGCGACCCCGACGCTCCGACGAGCGACGAGTGGGACATATACCGCCGCTACAACCAGTTGAACGCCGACGAGCTGGCTGGCGACTGGGACATCGTCATCGTCCACGACCCGCAACCGGCGGGGGTTCGCAACTTCGTGCCCGACAAGGCGCGCCGCTGGATTTGGCAGTGTCACATCGATCTTTCGGAACCGAACGCTGCCGCCCTGGCGCCGCTGCTTCCGCTCGTCGCCGACTACGACGCGGCGGTGTTCCACATCGACCGCTACGTGCCCGAGGAGCTGCGGTCGCGTCCCGAGCGACCTGTTTACGTCTCGCCGCCGGCGATCGACCCGCTGTCGCCAAAGAACATGCGTCTCTCGCCCGAGGACGCCGCGTTCGTGTGCGAGCAGTTCGGTATCGATGTCGATCGACCGCTGATGTGCCAAGTGTCGCGGTTCGACCCTTGGAAGGACCCGATCGGCGTGATCGACGCCTACCGACAGGTGCGGACCGAGATCCCCGACGTGCAGCTGGCGTTGGTCGGGTCGATGGCCACCGACGATCCCGAAGGCTGGGAGTTCTACAACCGCACGGTCGCCTACGCTGGCGACGATCCCGATATTCACATCCTCAACAACCTCAACAACGTCGGCGCGATCGAGGTCAACGCGTTCCAGTCGCAAGCCGACGTGCTGATCCAGAAGTCGACGCGCGAGGGGTTCGGGCTGACGGTATCGGAGGGGCTGTGGAAGGCCCGTCCGATGGTTGCCGGCAATGTCGGTGGCATTCCGTTGCAGGTCATCGACGGCCGCACCGGCTTTCTCGTCAACTCGCCCGAGGAGTGCGCCGAGCGCTGTTTGCGCATCCTCCGCGATCCCGCGCTTGGTCGCCGGTTGGGACTCGCGGGCAAGGAGCACGTGCGCGCGAACTTCCTGATGCCGCGCGTCCTGCGCGACTGGTTGCGTATCTTCAAGCAGGCGTGA
- a CDS encoding alpha,alpha-trehalose-phosphate synthase (UDP-forming), with protein sequence MSDRTPLILVSNRGPCTFERDADGTLRPRRGGGGLVTALTGLVHHRDALWIASAMTEADAEVAERHGGRSFSVELDGETYRIRLVVSDPDAYDRFYNVIANPLLWFIQHYLWDLSNAPEIRRAEVEAYEHGYRVVNEDLANAVLEEAESLGEAVVMLHDYHLYVAPRLIRNQRPDLFLHHFIHIPWTQPDAWRVLPADIREDIYEGVLANDIVAFHTRAYRRNFLLCCHELFGLDVDMEAGVVRAPDGREVWVRAYPLPISAKTFQRTAQRPAVHEYEREILRRRREHLILRVDRADLSKNILRGFTAFDLFLEQHPEFREQVTFIAHLIPSRQDVPEYREYLERIEALVAVVNHRHGTTDWMPIELRLRENLEEAIAAYKHYDLLIVNAIWDGMNLIAKEGPLVNERHGVSLLSENTGAHEELAEFALSVNPFDVQEQADAIYRALTMSAEERSWRAEGLKRIISARDPGDWVDDQLADIEAKRSGRAPSATSAR encoded by the coding sequence GTGAGCGACCGCACACCGCTGATCCTCGTCTCGAACCGTGGACCTTGCACGTTCGAGCGAGACGCTGACGGCACGCTGCGGCCGCGCCGTGGCGGCGGCGGTCTTGTCACCGCGCTGACGGGGCTCGTCCACCACCGTGACGCGCTCTGGATCGCGTCGGCGATGACCGAGGCCGACGCCGAGGTCGCCGAGCGTCATGGCGGGCGCTCCTTCTCGGTCGAGCTCGACGGCGAGACCTACCGCATCCGTCTCGTCGTTTCGGATCCCGACGCCTACGACCGCTTCTACAACGTCATCGCCAACCCGCTTCTCTGGTTCATCCAGCACTACCTCTGGGACCTGTCGAACGCCCCCGAGATCCGCCGTGCCGAGGTCGAGGCGTACGAGCACGGCTACCGGGTCGTCAACGAGGACTTAGCCAACGCCGTTCTCGAGGAGGCGGAGAGCCTCGGCGAGGCGGTGGTGATGCTGCACGACTACCACCTCTACGTCGCCCCGCGCCTGATCCGCAACCAGCGACCCGACCTCTTTCTCCACCACTTCATTCACATCCCGTGGACGCAGCCCGACGCCTGGCGGGTGTTGCCGGCCGACATCCGCGAGGACATCTACGAGGGGGTGCTCGCCAACGACATCGTCGCCTTCCACACCCGTGCCTACCGCCGCAACTTCCTGCTCTGTTGTCATGAACTGTTCGGTCTCGATGTCGACATGGAGGCGGGAGTGGTGCGGGCACCGGACGGGCGCGAGGTGTGGGTGCGCGCCTACCCGCTTCCTATCTCGGCGAAGACGTTCCAGCGCACAGCGCAACGACCGGCGGTTCACGAGTACGAGCGCGAGATCCTGCGCCGGCGCCGCGAACACCTGATCCTGCGTGTCGATCGCGCCGACCTCTCGAAGAACATCCTGCGCGGCTTCACCGCCTTCGACCTGTTCCTCGAACAGCACCCCGAGTTCCGGGAACAGGTGACGTTCATCGCCCACCTGATCCCCTCGCGGCAGGACGTTCCCGAGTACCGCGAGTACCTCGAACGGATCGAGGCGCTCGTGGCGGTGGTCAACCACCGCCACGGCACGACCGACTGGATGCCGATCGAGCTGCGCCTGCGCGAGAACCTGGAAGAGGCGATCGCCGCGTATAAGCACTACGACCTGTTGATCGTCAACGCGATCTGGGACGGCATGAACCTGATCGCGAAGGAGGGTCCGCTGGTCAACGAGCGGCACGGAGTGTCGCTGTTGTCCGAGAACACCGGGGCCCATGAGGAGCTGGCGGAGTTCGCGCTGTCGGTCAACCCGTTCGACGTCCAGGAGCAGGCGGACGCGATCTACCGGGCGCTGACGATGTCCGCCGAGGAGCGCTCGTGGCGCGCCGAAGGGCTCAAGCGGATCATCTCGGCACGCGATCCCGGCGACTGGGTCGACGACCAGCTCGCCGACATCGAGGCGAAACGCAGCGGACGCGCGCCCTCGGCGACCTCGGCCCGCTGA
- the rpsF gene encoding 30S ribosomal protein S6, which produces MANEYELLLLIDVELDEDDRYAIVDRVRSLVEAHGEVTGEHDWGVRKLAYEIRHRPQAHYYLLQFDADAAVVRALPRELRIIEGLLRHRLVKLGKLPHEAPTPDRGEDTRDEQRRSGRRAGARSS; this is translated from the coding sequence ATGGCCAACGAGTACGAACTTTTGCTGCTGATCGACGTCGAGCTTGACGAGGACGATCGTTACGCGATCGTAGATCGCGTGCGCTCGCTCGTCGAGGCTCACGGCGAGGTCACCGGCGAGCACGACTGGGGTGTGCGCAAGCTCGCCTACGAGATTCGCCACCGTCCCCAGGCCCACTACTACCTCTTGCAGTTCGACGCCGACGCCGCAGTGGTTCGCGCACTGCCGCGCGAGCTTCGGATAATCGAGGGTCTACTCCGCCACCGGCTCGTGAAGCTCGGCAAGCTGCCGCACGAGGCGCCGACACCCGATCGGGGCGAGGACACACGCGACGAGCAGCGCCGGAGCGGTCGGCGCGCCGGCGCACGTTCCAGCTGA
- a CDS encoding single-stranded DNA-binding protein: MAATNINRVVITGNLTRDPELRSTPNGTSVCKLRIACNTRRRDPGTGNWVDKPNYFDVTVWGAQGENCAQYLQKGRAVAIDGRLEWREWVDQNGNKRQAIDIIADSVQFLGSRDGADSVSRFEPQDGIPADTSDFEDAPVGVGNATDDIPF, encoded by the coding sequence ATGGCAGCCACCAACATCAACCGGGTCGTTATCACCGGCAATCTCACCCGCGACCCCGAACTTCGCTCCACACCCAACGGCACTTCGGTCTGCAAGCTAAGGATCGCTTGCAACACGCGCCGCCGCGATCCCGGCACGGGTAATTGGGTCGACAAGCCGAACTACTTTGACGTCACGGTGTGGGGCGCACAAGGCGAGAACTGCGCCCAGTACCTGCAAAAGGGACGGGCGGTGGCAATCGACGGGCGCCTCGAGTGGCGAGAGTGGGTCGACCAGAACGGCAACAAGCGCCAGGCAATCGATATCATCGCTGACTCGGTTCAGTTCCTGGGCTCGCGCGACGGCGCCGACAGCGTCTCGCGCTTCGAGCCGCAGGACGGCATTCCCGCTGACACGTCCGATTTCGAGGACGCGCCGGTCGGGGTGGGCAACGCCACCGACGACATCCCCTTCTGA
- the rpsR gene encoding 30S ribosomal protein S18 has protein sequence MAKKQRQKRRRDKRSGAGPTKRKPCPFCRDKIDTVDYRDAEGLRRFLSDKGKIRSSRVTGCCRRHQSQLARAIKRARELALLPYVIEK, from the coding sequence GTGGCCAAGAAGCAAAGACAGAAGCGTCGCCGTGACAAGCGCAGCGGTGCCGGTCCTACCAAGCGCAAGCCGTGCCCGTTCTGCCGCGACAAGATCGACACGGTCGACTACCGCGATGCCGAGGGTTTGCGTCGCTTTCTGAGCGACAAAGGGAAGATCCGCTCGTCGCGAGTCACCGGCTGCTGCCGCCGCCACCAGTCGCAGTTGGCGCGTGCGATCAAGCGAGCGCGCGAACTCGCGCTGCTGCCGTACGTGATCGAGAAGTAG
- the rplI gene encoding 50S ribosomal protein L9, whose amino-acid sequence MAKAILTQDVEGLGGRGEVVDVAPGYLRNYLVPRRLAQVATPALIAEAERRREAAERARREAQQRAEETAALLRRTVLTIPHAAGDDGRLFGSVTAKEIVDAIREARGVKIDRRKVRLEEPIRTTGTHMVTVEVAEGVTAQVKTIVTPES is encoded by the coding sequence ATGGCCAAGGCGATCCTCACCCAGGACGTCGAAGGTCTCGGAGGCCGTGGCGAGGTCGTCGACGTCGCGCCCGGCTACTTGCGTAACTACCTCGTGCCGCGGCGGCTTGCTCAGGTGGCAACCCCAGCGCTGATCGCCGAAGCTGAGCGACGTCGGGAAGCAGCGGAGCGCGCACGGCGCGAGGCGCAGCAGCGCGCCGAGGAAACGGCGGCGCTGTTGCGTCGCACCGTGCTCACGATCCCTCACGCCGCTGGCGACGACGGGCGTCTGTTCGGCTCGGTCACGGCGAAGGAGATCGTCGACGCCATCCGCGAGGCGCGCGGCGTGAAGATCGACCGGCGCAAGGTTCGTCTCGAGGAGCCGATCCGCACGACCGGGACGCACATGGTCACGGTCGAGGTCGCCGAGGGCGTCACGGCCCAGGTCAAGACGATCGTCACCCCCGAAAGCTAG
- the dnaB gene encoding replicative DNA helicase, translated as MGATGASPEPTSVAPPHNVEAEASLLGTILLSDQALDAVLLDVGLRADDFYRPRHQLIFRAMIRLKERAEPEAVNTVTVCDDLRRNGELERAGGEEYVQSLPTVVPSLGAFLDYARIVKEHAQLRRLLDAAQEIERRVLAEPGDPRELIAWAENALFRIGHDEGRGEMRSLEDVLHEEVDKLEELSRKGLHLTGVPSGFSDIDDLTGGFQPGNLIVLAARPSMGKSALATNIAENAAVDAGVPVALFSLEMSETELAHRFIASRARLSSDELRKGRVKSDRWPKVLRAVEQLARAPLFIDDSSDISVLEIRAKARRLKARHGLGLVIVDYLQLVRPDTTADSRVEQVGRISRGLKILARELEVPVIAVSQLSRAVESRNPPIPMLSDLRESGQVEQDADLVMFIYRDEYYNAESERPGEADVIIAKHRNGPIGEVTLTFLPKYPRFANLYREPASSPVEVEV; from the coding sequence ATGGGCGCCACCGGCGCTAGCCCCGAGCCGACGAGCGTAGCGCCGCCCCACAACGTCGAGGCCGAGGCGTCGCTGCTGGGGACGATTCTCCTCAGCGATCAAGCCCTCGACGCGGTGCTGCTCGATGTCGGGCTTCGTGCCGACGACTTCTACCGCCCCCGCCACCAGCTCATCTTCCGGGCCATGATCCGCCTCAAGGAGCGGGCGGAGCCCGAGGCCGTCAACACGGTCACAGTCTGCGACGACCTGCGCCGCAATGGGGAGCTCGAGCGCGCCGGCGGCGAGGAGTACGTGCAGTCGCTACCCACCGTAGTGCCGTCACTGGGTGCCTTCCTCGACTACGCGCGCATCGTCAAGGAGCACGCCCAGTTGCGTCGCCTGCTCGATGCCGCGCAAGAGATCGAGCGGCGCGTGCTCGCCGAGCCGGGCGACCCGCGGGAACTGATCGCTTGGGCAGAGAACGCCCTGTTCCGCATCGGGCACGACGAGGGCCGCGGCGAGATGCGCTCGCTCGAGGACGTCCTCCACGAGGAGGTCGACAAGCTCGAGGAGCTCTCGCGCAAGGGGCTCCACCTCACCGGCGTCCCGTCGGGGTTCTCGGATATCGACGACCTCACCGGCGGTTTCCAGCCCGGCAACCTGATCGTTCTCGCCGCGCGGCCGTCGATGGGCAAGTCAGCTCTTGCTACCAACATCGCTGAGAACGCCGCCGTCGACGCTGGCGTGCCGGTGGCGTTGTTCTCGCTCGAGATGTCCGAGACCGAGCTCGCCCACCGCTTCATCGCGTCGCGCGCGCGCTTGTCGAGCGACGAGCTGCGTAAAGGACGGGTGAAGAGCGACCGCTGGCCGAAGGTGTTGCGCGCGGTCGAGCAGCTCGCGCGCGCTCCGCTGTTCATCGACGACTCGAGCGACATAAGCGTGCTCGAGATCCGCGCCAAAGCACGTCGTCTCAAGGCTCGCCACGGACTCGGCCTGGTGATCGTCGACTACCTGCAGCTCGTTCGACCCGACACCACCGCCGACAGCCGCGTCGAACAGGTCGGACGCATAAGCCGCGGGTTGAAGATCCTCGCGCGCGAGCTGGAGGTGCCGGTGATCGCCGTCTCGCAGCTGTCACGCGCGGTGGAGTCGCGCAACCCGCCGATCCCGATGCTGTCGGATCTGCGCGAGTCGGGACAGGTCGAGCAGGACGCCGACCTCGTGATGTTCATCTACCGCGACGAGTACTACAACGCCGAATCCGAGCGTCCCGGCGAGGCCGACGTGATCATCGCCAAGCACCGCAACGGCCCGATCGGCGAGGTCACGCTCACGTTCCTCCCGAAGTACCCGCGCTTCGCGAACCTCTATCGGGAGCCGGCCTCGAGCCCAGTCGAGGTGGAGGTCTGA
- a CDS encoding ATP-binding protein: MPMTVDWFRQPRTRDNEPERCPFGRCDGSGWILADDSHDARPCACRERLIARSAARALGTTVPRRFRGLDFHRRPIADLDPTIVEYVREYCERIDENLDEGRGLWFHGDVGTGKTSLAMLVAMKAERAGRSVAVYSVPQLLARIRQTFDGAGTTYLELFRRLCEVDLLVLDDLGAERQTEWVLEQLYSLVNERWQNRRAIVVTTNQPDRPPDGPLEDLRAAVAAVRENARDALAGDALLEAAERLERICERLEALDLADDMLTRLRAQVGRRTVSRLVEICGDPLPMQGPDMRIRLLARADS, from the coding sequence ATGCCGATGACCGTCGACTGGTTTCGACAGCCGCGCACACGGGACAACGAGCCGGAACGCTGTCCGTTCGGGCGCTGCGACGGCAGCGGCTGGATCCTCGCCGACGACAGCCACGACGCGCGCCCCTGCGCGTGCCGTGAGCGGCTGATCGCGCGCAGCGCCGCGCGCGCGCTCGGAACGACCGTTCCGCGCCGCTTTCGCGGGCTCGATTTCCATCGCCGCCCGATCGCCGATCTCGACCCGACGATCGTCGAGTACGTACGCGAATACTGCGAGCGGATCGACGAAAACCTCGACGAGGGTCGCGGACTTTGGTTCCACGGCGACGTCGGCACCGGCAAGACGTCGCTGGCGATGCTTGTCGCGATGAAAGCCGAGCGCGCCGGTCGTTCGGTGGCGGTCTACTCCGTGCCCCAACTTTTGGCGCGGATCCGCCAGACGTTCGACGGCGCAGGCACAACGTACCTCGAGCTCTTCCGGCGTCTCTGCGAGGTCGATCTCTTGGTGCTCGACGATCTCGGCGCCGAGCGGCAAACCGAGTGGGTGCTGGAACAGCTCTACTCGCTCGTCAACGAACGTTGGCAGAACCGGCGGGCGATCGTGGTCACAACCAATCAGCCCGACAGGCCGCCCGACGGCCCGCTCGAAGACCTACGCGCAGCGGTCGCGGCGGTGCGCGAAAACGCGCGCGACGCGCTGGCCGGCGACGCTCTGCTGGAGGCGGCCGAGCGGCTCGAGCGGATATGCGAGCGCCTCGAGGCGCTCGACCTCGCCGACGACATGCTCACACGCTTGCGCGCACAGGTGGGCAGGCGCACGGTCTCGCGCCTGGTCGAGATCTGCGGCGACCCCTTGCCGATGCAGGGACCGGATATGCGCATCCGCCTCCTCGCCCGCGCTGACTCCTGA
- a CDS encoding adenylosuccinate synthase yields the protein MPSLVIVGAQWGDEGKGKVTDLLAERADMVVRFQGGNNAGHTIVRDGEVFKFHLIPSGILYPGTLCLIGNGVVIDPRVLIEEIDGLRRRGIDITGLRVSANAHLIMPYHRLLDQAGEARLGKYQIGTTRRGIGPCYADKAARLGIRVQDLLDEKILKQKIVAAMEPKRLMLRPYAKNPELDLHTMVEEYRAFGHRLEPYIADTPPLIWRALDEGKRVIFEGAQGTMLDIDHGTYPFVTSSNPVAGAACVGAGVGPRAIDEVWGVAKAYCTRVGAGPFPTELDDDLGERLRDSGGEFGTTTGRPRRTGWLDLVALRFAARINGLSGLVLTKLDVLTGIDPLYVATAYRGPDGARFDTFPYHQSVVHKARGELVELEGWHEDISGARSLDDLPRAARTYVSFVEQHVGVPVVMVGVGPGREQMIWTGAAERVAAVV from the coding sequence ATGCCGAGCTTGGTGATCGTCGGCGCCCAGTGGGGAGACGAAGGCAAGGGCAAGGTCACCGACCTTCTCGCCGAACGCGCGGACATGGTCGTGCGCTTCCAGGGCGGCAACAACGCCGGCCACACGATCGTGCGCGACGGCGAGGTATTCAAGTTCCACCTGATCCCGTCGGGAATCCTCTATCCGGGAACTTTGTGCCTGATCGGGAACGGTGTGGTGATCGACCCGCGCGTGCTGATCGAGGAGATCGACGGGTTGCGCCGACGCGGGATCGACATCACCGGTCTGCGGGTGTCGGCCAACGCCCACCTGATCATGCCCTACCACCGGCTGCTCGACCAGGCTGGAGAAGCGCGGCTCGGCAAGTACCAGATCGGCACGACGCGGCGTGGCATCGGGCCTTGCTACGCGGACAAGGCGGCGCGACTCGGCATCCGCGTCCAGGACCTGCTCGACGAAAAGATCCTCAAACAGAAGATCGTCGCCGCCATGGAGCCCAAGCGCCTGATGCTGCGCCCCTACGCGAAAAACCCGGAGCTCGACCTACACACGATGGTCGAGGAGTACCGCGCCTTCGGCCATCGGCTTGAGCCTTACATCGCCGACACCCCGCCGCTGATCTGGCGGGCGCTCGACGAGGGCAAGCGCGTGATTTTCGAGGGTGCGCAGGGCACGATGCTCGACATCGACCACGGCACGTACCCGTTCGTCACTTCGTCGAACCCGGTCGCTGGAGCCGCCTGCGTGGGCGCCGGCGTCGGGCCGCGCGCGATCGACGAGGTGTGGGGGGTCGCCAAGGCGTACTGCACGCGCGTCGGCGCCGGTCCCTTTCCAACCGAGCTCGACGACGACCTCGGCGAACGCTTGCGCGACAGCGGTGGCGAGTTCGGCACCACCACCGGCCGACCGCGGAGAACGGGCTGGTTGGACCTTGTCGCGCTGCGCTTCGCCGCTCGCATCAACGGCCTGAGCGGGCTTGTGCTGACGAAGCTCGATGTGCTGACCGGGATCGATCCGCTCTATGTCGCCACCGCTTACCGCGGTCCCGACGGGGCACGTTTCGACACTTTCCCCTACCACCAGTCGGTGGTGCACAAGGCGCGGGGCGAGCTCGTGGAGCTCGAAGGCTGGCACGAAGACATCAGCGGTGCGCGCTCGCTCGACGACCTACCGCGAGCGGCACGCACCTACGTCTCGTTCGTCGAGCAGCACGTCGGTGTGCCTGTGGTGATGGTCGGTGTCGGACCGGGGCGCGAGCAGATGATCTGGACCGGCGCGGCCGAGCGCGTCGCCGCCGTGGTCTAG